The Lutibacter sp. Hel_I_33_5 genome has a window encoding:
- a CDS encoding SDR family oxidoreductase, with translation MILVTGGTGLVGSHLLYHLCLENDIIRAIYRTESKKNHVKKIFSYYTDNVEKYFSKIEWIQADITDVPVMIPVFIGVKKVYHCAALVSFNPNDYREMRKVNIHGTAIIVNLSIDAKIEKLCFVSSIAAVGDAIKNQVITEENEWNDQTHHSGYAITKFGAEMEVWRASQEGIKVVIVNPGVILGSGFWNEGTGKLFTQINNGFKYYTEGITGFVGVKDVVKSMILLLNSDINNERFILVAENKSFKEVFDGIATGFGKNLPKVKIKPWQTSIFWRLSWVVSKLTGKAPFLTKDSAKSAHSIARYSSEKISKQLNFEFEKIDTVIQATTQDF, from the coding sequence ATGATTTTAGTTACTGGCGGAACAGGTTTGGTGGGCTCACATTTATTGTATCATTTATGTTTAGAAAATGATATAATTAGAGCTATTTACAGGACTGAAAGCAAAAAAAATCATGTCAAAAAAATATTTTCATATTATACAGATAATGTAGAAAAATACTTTTCTAAAATAGAATGGATTCAAGCTGATATTACTGACGTTCCCGTTATGATTCCTGTATTTATTGGAGTTAAAAAAGTATATCATTGTGCAGCATTGGTTTCTTTTAATCCGAATGATTATAGAGAAATGCGGAAAGTAAATATTCATGGAACTGCAATTATTGTCAATCTTTCTATAGATGCAAAAATTGAAAAACTATGTTTTGTGAGTTCTATTGCTGCCGTTGGTGATGCAATTAAGAATCAAGTAATTACTGAAGAAAACGAATGGAATGATCAAACGCATCATAGTGGATATGCGATTACAAAATTTGGTGCAGAAATGGAAGTTTGGCGTGCCAGTCAAGAAGGAATTAAAGTAGTTATTGTAAATCCTGGAGTAATTTTAGGGAGTGGTTTTTGGAATGAAGGAACTGGAAAATTATTCACCCAAATTAACAACGGATTTAAGTATTATACTGAAGGAATTACAGGTTTTGTTGGCGTAAAAGATGTTGTGAAATCGATGATTTTATTACTAAATTCTGATATTAATAATGAACGTTTTATTTTAGTTGCTGAGAACAAATCGTTTAAAGAAGTTTTTGATGGGATTGCAACAGGTTTTGGGAAAAACCTACCAAAAGTTAAAATAAAACCTTGGCAAACTTCAATTTTTTGGAGATTAAGTTGGGTTGTATCAAAATTAACAGGAAAAGCGCCATTTTTAACAAAAGACTCAGCAAAATCTGCACATTCAATTGCTAGATATTCTTCAGAAAAAATCAGTAAACAATTAAATTTTGAATTCGAAAAAATAGATACTGTTATCCAGGCAACTACTCAGGATTTTTAA
- the tyrS gene encoding tyrosine--tRNA ligase, giving the protein MKNFIEELQWRGMMHDNMPGTEEHLLEKMRSAYVGFDPTADSLHIGNLVPIMLLAHYQRCGHKPIALVGGATGMIGDPSGKSSERNLLDEKTLRHNQECVKAQLGHFLDFESDAENAAVLVNNYDWMKEISFLEFIRDVGKHITVNYMMAKDSVKNRISAESKEGMSFTEFTYQMVQGYDFLHLFRENATTIQMGGSDQWGNITTGTELIRRIGGGKGYAITCPLITKSDGSKFGKSEGGNVWLDAKRTSAYKFYQYWLNTSDEDAEKYIKIFTFLDQETINSLIEEHKEAPHVRVLQKRLGEEVTVLVHGKEEYEKAIAASNILFGKSTSEDLKSLDEQTFLDVFDGVPQAEVAKEDIDNGLDMIGALAAKTSFLKSNGDARRALKENSISVNKEKVKDDYVITSKDLIATKYVLLQRGKKNYFLLKVNN; this is encoded by the coding sequence ATGAAGAATTTTATTGAAGAATTACAGTGGAGAGGAATGATGCATGATAATATGCCTGGAACCGAAGAACATTTACTAGAAAAAATGCGTAGTGCTTATGTTGGTTTTGATCCAACGGCAGATTCACTACATATCGGTAATTTAGTTCCTATTATGTTATTGGCGCATTATCAACGTTGTGGACATAAACCAATTGCTTTGGTTGGTGGTGCAACAGGTATGATTGGTGATCCTTCTGGAAAATCTTCAGAACGTAATTTGTTAGATGAAAAAACACTACGTCATAATCAAGAATGTGTAAAAGCACAATTAGGACACTTTTTAGATTTTGAAAGTGATGCTGAAAATGCAGCCGTACTTGTTAATAATTACGATTGGATGAAAGAAATTTCGTTCCTAGAATTTATTAGAGATGTAGGAAAACATATTACCGTAAATTACATGATGGCAAAAGATTCTGTAAAAAACAGAATTAGCGCAGAATCTAAAGAAGGAATGTCTTTTACAGAGTTTACCTACCAAATGGTACAAGGGTATGATTTCTTACATTTATTTAGAGAAAACGCTACTACCATACAAATGGGAGGTTCGGATCAATGGGGAAATATTACTACCGGAACCGAATTAATTAGAAGAATTGGTGGCGGAAAAGGATATGCAATAACCTGTCCTTTAATTACAAAATCTGATGGTTCTAAATTCGGAAAATCTGAAGGTGGAAATGTTTGGTTAGATGCAAAAAGAACCTCAGCTTATAAATTTTATCAATATTGGTTAAATACTTCAGATGAAGATGCAGAAAAGTATATAAAAATCTTTACTTTTTTAGATCAGGAAACAATAAATTCTTTGATTGAAGAGCATAAAGAAGCACCACATGTTAGAGTTTTACAAAAACGTTTAGGAGAAGAAGTTACAGTTTTAGTTCATGGAAAAGAAGAATATGAAAAAGCAATAGCTGCTTCTAATATCTTATTTGGAAAATCTACTTCTGAAGATTTAAAATCATTAGATGAACAAACTTTTTTAGATGTTTTTGATGGTGTACCACAAGCAGAAGTTGCTAAAGAAGATATTGATAATGGATTGGATATGATTGGTGCATTAGCCGCAAAAACTAGTTTTTTAAAATCTAATGGTGATGCTAGAAGAGCGTTAAAAGAAAACTCGATTTCAGTAAATAAAGAAAAAGTAAAAGACGATTATGTAATTACTTCAAAAGATTTAATTGCAACTAAATATGTACTTTTACAGCGAGGTAAAAAGAATTATTTCTTGTTGAAAGTTAACAACTAG